AGAATAACGAAACCAAATTTCAGTGGGATTTAATTTATTTTTAAAGGTAAAGGTTTTATTACAATGATAGCATTTATAGTGTTGAATATTATTTTGAATGCCATATTTCTTAATATTCAGATTTAGGCAAAAAGGACAAGTTTTTTGTTCATTTTCAAAAAAGTGAGTTAAAGTCTTGCACTATAAGGCTTAAATCCGCTTTTTTCCCACATTTTTGTCCATTACTCCAAAAAAAACGCACTTTTACAAACAAAGTGCGGTTTAATTTTTAGATTATTTTTAACCTAATAAGCTAAATTAAGCGTTCGCAGAACCTCGATTAGCACGTTTGCGTTCATTTTCAGTGAGTAATTTTTTACGAATACGCACGGAAGTTGGTGTAACTTCTACGAGTTCATCATCATCAATAAATTCAATAGCTTGTTCAAGAGAATGACGTACTGGTGGTACTAATACTACCGCTTCGTCTTTACCAGAAGCACGCATATTGGTTAATTTTTTCCCTTGTAGGCAGTTTACAGTGAGATCATTAGAACGGCTATGAATACCAATAACCTGTCCTTCATAAACTTCCACACCATGCTCAATCATTAATTTACCACGATCTTGTAAACCAAATAATGCATAAGCAAGAGCTTTACCTGTGGCATTAGAAATTAATACGCCATTTTTACGTTGTCCAATTTCGCCAGCTTTAACATCGTCATAATGACTGAAACTGGAATAAAGTAATCCTGTGCCTGAGGTCATTGTCATAAATTCGTTACGGAAACCAATTAAGCCACGACTTGGAATAATATATTCTAAACGTGTACGCCCTTTACCGTCTGGCACCATATCTTTTACTTCGCCTTTGCGAATCCCCAAGGCTTCCATAACCGCACCTTGGTGTTGTTCTTCAATATCAATGGTTACTTGTTCAAAAGGTTCTTGTTTACGTCCATCAATTTCTTTAAAAATTACTTTAGGACGAGATACGGCTAATTCGTAACCTTCACGACGCATATTCTCAATAAGCACAGAAAGGTGTAATTCTCCACGTCCTGAAACTTTAAATTCATCAGGGTTATCGGTTTCTTCTACCCGTAATGCCACATTATGTACCAACTCTTTCTGCAGGCGTTCTAGGATTTGGCGTGATGTTACATATTTTCCTTCTTTCCCACAAAATGGCGAGGTATTTACACAGAAAAACATGGTAACTGTTGGTTCATCAACGGTTAGAGCAGGTAATGCCTCAACATGATTTACATCACAAATGGTATCAGAAATGTTGAGTTCCCCTAATCCTGTAATGGCAATAATATCGCCAGCTCGTGCAATATCTTCTTCAAAACGATCTAAGCCTAAATGTCCGAGGACTTGTCCTACTTTACCGTTACGGGTTTTGCCGTTGCTATCAATAATGGTAACCTGTTGATTAGGTTTAATCGCACCACGTTTGATGCGTCCAATTCCAATAACCCCCACATAACTATTGTAATCAAGTTGCGAAATTTGCATTTGGAATGGGGCATCAAGTTCTACTTTTGGTGGTTCAACATATTTCACAATAGCCTCAAATAATGGGGTCATATCTGGGGCAAGATCTTCGTGATCTAAACCTGCTACGCCATTTAATGCTGAGGCATAAATAATTGGAAAATCAAGTTGTTCATCAGTTGCACCAAGATTAACAAATAAATCAAACACTTGATCCACTACCCAATCAGGACGTGCACCGGGACGATCCACTTTATTAATGACCACAATAGGTTTTAATCCATGGGCAAAAGCTTTTTGTGTTACGAAACGTGTTTGTGGCATTGGACCATCAAAAGCATCAACAATAAGTAATACGCTATCTACCATAGACAGCACACGCTCTACCTCGCCACCAAAGTCAGCATGCCCCGGGGTATCTACGATATTGATACGATAATCTTGCCAATTAATGGCAGTATTTTTAGCTAAAATGGTAATACCGCGCTCTTTTTCCAGATCATTGGAATCCATAACACGTTCATTTTGATCGCCATTACGGGCAGCCTCTAATGTACCTGATTGTTGTAATAATTTATCTACCAAGGTGGTTTTACC
Above is a window of Volucribacter amazonae DNA encoding:
- the typA gene encoding translational GTPase TypA → MKNTLDINKLRNIAIIAHVDHGKTTLVDKLLQQSGTLEAARNGDQNERVMDSNDLEKERGITILAKNTAINWQDYRINIVDTPGHADFGGEVERVLSMVDSVLLIVDAFDGPMPQTRFVTQKAFAHGLKPIVVINKVDRPGARPDWVVDQVFDLFVNLGATDEQLDFPIIYASALNGVAGLDHEDLAPDMTPLFEAIVKYVEPPKVELDAPFQMQISQLDYNSYVGVIGIGRIKRGAIKPNQQVTIIDSNGKTRNGKVGQVLGHLGLDRFEEDIARAGDIIAITGLGELNISDTICDVNHVEALPALTVDEPTVTMFFCVNTSPFCGKEGKYVTSRQILERLQKELVHNVALRVEETDNPDEFKVSGRGELHLSVLIENMRREGYELAVSRPKVIFKEIDGRKQEPFEQVTIDIEEQHQGAVMEALGIRKGEVKDMVPDGKGRTRLEYIIPSRGLIGFRNEFMTMTSGTGLLYSSFSHYDDVKAGEIGQRKNGVLISNATGKALAYALFGLQDRGKLMIEHGVEVYEGQVIGIHSRSNDLTVNCLQGKKLTNMRASGKDEAVVLVPPVRHSLEQAIEFIDDDELVEVTPTSVRIRKKLLTENERKRANRGSANA